The proteins below come from a single uncultured Carboxylicivirga sp. genomic window:
- a CDS encoding TonB-dependent receptor, with protein MKKIIYNKLWLTTLLLLINVLAFAQQKTITGTITDQSGPIPGVSILIKGTTSGTITNIDGQYMLDAEVGQTLVISFIGYQEQEKQITAAESKIDFVLVEDNIALNEVVAIGYGKARKKDLTSAISSVNGDEVKTMSVSNPVEALQGKAPGIQVTSTGGAPGSAPRVLVRGFTSVSLSTSPLYVVDGVPMGDNLNFLNSNEIDHIDVLKDASASAIYGSRASNGVILITTKRGSEGKTNFSADLSYGVQRFKKPFEMADATEYAQIMNQSLNNAGLASRFDDPESLGKGTDWWDAGVNDYSPQTNFSFQASGGSEKYKYSASMSYFNQQSFYNSGEWERFTARVNLDWKFSDKVSAGFMVNPRRERWDNTPSWYQDYLLIDPITPIYRPESEQAGLNEYSIFQRSYYTYVWNPIARDARSFGTGGYYAAATSLFVAYKPIKDLEIKSQISGDYRYNHKDDFAPDFVIDGAHEWNAVNSVSRDYQFDDYYNWTNTATYDFKRNDHSLNVLGGVTFERWNYRNIKGSKENIPNNTELLRELDAATTNDKIYGNTWGNTLESFLGRVSYNYLGRYYITGTYRVDGASKFYGDNVWGSFPSASVAWRISDESFMESLSFMDDMKIRVGWGRLGNQNINNGLFNTLLAKNYYVLGNGGNVVNTTAVDQVGNQELKWETVEDVNVGVDFTLFNSKITGSVEYYQKKTIDMLFSNGYPYYSGYPGYASVMTNIGSMKSNGMEFAVTYRDQVGDFKYDVTLTAMTGSVEMTELSDSSPIIYRKDERSRTEVGSEPGYFYGYKTNGLFQNQYDVNSHTSDQGDLLQPFAQPGDIRFVDLNGDGVLDGDDRTKLGSPWPDFTTGLNISVSYKNFDFLANLYASIGNDVVNEVKTSLYSTTASEHNVISGLLNDAWHGEGTSNDIPRVNHIDNNQNYTRFSDFFVEDASFLRLKNIQLGYTLPENISGKAGLSRCRVYVSGQNLMTITGYEGVEPEVAGAAMEAGYGGWTYPVLPMYLVGLNINF; from the coding sequence ATGAAAAAAATCATATATAATAAGTTGTGGCTAACAACTTTACTGCTATTGATTAATGTGTTGGCATTTGCCCAACAAAAAACCATTACTGGTACCATTACCGACCAGAGTGGACCTATCCCTGGTGTTTCTATCCTTATTAAAGGGACGACTTCGGGTACCATTACAAATATTGATGGACAATATATGCTAGATGCTGAAGTGGGTCAAACTTTAGTTATTAGTTTTATTGGATATCAAGAACAAGAAAAACAAATTACTGCAGCAGAATCTAAAATTGATTTTGTTTTGGTAGAAGATAATATTGCACTTAACGAAGTAGTGGCCATTGGTTATGGTAAAGCTCGGAAAAAAGACCTTACCAGTGCTATATCTTCAGTAAATGGAGATGAAGTTAAAACCATGAGTGTAAGTAATCCGGTAGAGGCGTTGCAAGGAAAAGCTCCTGGTATTCAGGTTACTTCAACAGGAGGCGCTCCGGGTAGTGCACCAAGGGTTTTAGTACGTGGATTTACCTCTGTGAGTTTAAGTACAAGCCCACTTTATGTTGTGGATGGTGTCCCTATGGGGGATAATCTCAACTTTTTAAATTCAAATGAAATTGATCATATTGATGTGTTGAAAGATGCTTCTGCATCGGCTATTTATGGTAGTCGAGCTTCTAATGGTGTGATTTTAATTACTACAAAACGAGGATCAGAAGGTAAAACAAACTTTTCGGCTGATTTAAGCTATGGAGTTCAAAGGTTTAAAAAACCATTTGAAATGGCTGATGCAACTGAGTATGCTCAAATTATGAATCAGTCGCTTAATAATGCCGGATTAGCAAGTCGTTTCGATGATCCTGAATCTTTAGGAAAAGGAACTGATTGGTGGGATGCTGGTGTGAACGATTATTCGCCGCAAACAAACTTCTCATTTCAAGCTTCAGGAGGTTCTGAAAAATATAAGTATTCTGCCTCAATGAGTTATTTTAATCAACAGTCGTTTTATAACTCAGGTGAATGGGAAAGATTTACTGCTCGTGTTAACCTAGACTGGAAATTTAGTGACAAAGTGTCGGCGGGATTTATGGTAAACCCTCGTCGTGAAAGATGGGATAATACCCCTAGCTGGTATCAAGATTACTTATTAATCGATCCTATTACGCCAATTTATCGTCCTGAATCTGAACAAGCAGGATTAAATGAATATAGTATTTTCCAACGTTCGTATTATACTTATGTATGGAACCCAATTGCGCGTGATGCTCGTAGTTTTGGAACAGGTGGATATTATGCAGCAGCAACAAGTTTGTTTGTAGCTTATAAGCCAATTAAAGATTTGGAAATTAAATCACAAATAAGTGGTGATTACCGATATAATCATAAGGATGATTTTGCTCCTGATTTTGTGATTGATGGAGCTCATGAATGGAATGCTGTGAACAGTGTTTCTAGGGATTATCAATTTGATGATTATTATAACTGGACAAATACAGCTACCTATGATTTCAAACGAAACGACCATAGCTTAAATGTATTGGGGGGTGTTACTTTTGAAAGATGGAATTATCGTAATATAAAAGGTAGTAAAGAGAATATTCCAAATAATACTGAATTATTACGTGAATTGGATGCTGCTACAACCAATGATAAAATCTATGGTAATACTTGGGGTAATACATTAGAATCTTTCTTAGGTCGTGTATCTTATAACTACCTAGGAAGGTATTATATTACCGGTACTTATCGTGTTGATGGAGCATCTAAATTTTATGGTGACAATGTTTGGGGTTCATTCCCTTCTGCATCTGTAGCATGGCGTATTTCTGATGAATCATTTATGGAAAGTTTATCATTTATGGATGATATGAAAATACGTGTTGGCTGGGGACGATTAGGTAACCAAAATATAAATAATGGTTTGTTTAATACTTTATTAGCTAAGAATTACTATGTCTTAGGTAATGGAGGAAATGTAGTTAATACAACTGCAGTTGATCAGGTGGGTAATCAGGAATTAAAATGGGAAACTGTTGAAGATGTTAATGTCGGTGTTGACTTTACTTTGTTTAACAGTAAAATTACCGGATCAGTTGAATATTATCAAAAGAAAACCATTGATATGCTATTCTCAAACGGTTATCCATATTACAGTGGATATCCAGGATATGCAAGTGTGATGACTAACATTGGCTCGATGAAATCAAATGGGATGGAATTTGCTGTAACCTATCGCGATCAAGTGGGAGACTTTAAATATGATGTTACATTAACAGCAATGACTGGTAGTGTTGAGATGACTGAATTGTCTGATTCTTCTCCTATAATTTATAGGAAAGATGAGAGATCGAGAACTGAAGTTGGTAGTGAACCAGGTTATTTTTACGGATATAAAACAAATGGTTTATTTCAAAATCAATACGATGTCAATTCTCATACAAGTGATCAAGGAGATTTATTACAACCATTTGCTCAACCAGGAGATATCCGATTTGTAGATTTAAATGGCGACGGAGTATTAGATGGGGATGATAGAACAAAGCTTGGTAGTCCATGGCCTGATTTTACAACAGGTTTAAATATTAGTGTATCTTATAAAAACTTTGATTTCTTAGCAAACTTATACGCATCGATAGGTAACGATGTTGTAAATGAAGTTAAAACCAGTTTATATAGTACAACGGCATCAGAGCACAATGTTATTTCAGGTTTGTTAAACGATGCTTGGCACGGAGAAGGAACAAGTAATGATATTCCTCGTGTAAATCATATTGATAATAACCAGAATTACACTCGTTTTAGCGATTTCTTTGTGGAGGATGCATCATTCTTACGTTTGAAGAATATTCAGTTAGGTTATACTTTACCTGAAAATATTTCGGGTAAAGCTGGTTTAAGTCGTTGTAGAGTTTATGTATCGGGTCAAAATTTAATGACTATTACCGGATACGAAGGTGTTGAGCCTGAGGTAGCAGGAGCTGCTATGGAAGCTGGTTATGGTGGATGGACTTATCCTGTATTGCCAATGTACTTAGTAGGATTAAACATTAACTTTTAA
- the modA gene encoding molybdate ABC transporter substrate-binding protein, with translation MKKNIISRIAPILILLLFISGCSGSKSKEKKDEVMVFAAASLTDVLAEVVELYQVEHQTKIKLNLASSGLLARQINQGGQADIFLSASKTWADYVDSLGVVKDGKRANIAQNELVLITPIASAFDNISINDSTDFIAMLGKSRLSIGDPSHVPAGRYAKQSLDYFNVYDGLKDHLLPSKDVRSALMMVELGEAPLGIVYRTDAMKSGRVKIIGTFPNESHKPIVYVAEVCNSTRNATEFFNFLHSDELQPVWQKYGFKK, from the coding sequence ATGAAAAAGAATATTATTTCACGAATAGCGCCGATTCTGATATTATTACTGTTTATTTCTGGCTGTAGCGGAAGTAAATCAAAAGAAAAAAAAGATGAAGTGATGGTGTTTGCCGCAGCCAGTTTAACTGATGTTTTAGCTGAAGTGGTTGAATTGTATCAGGTAGAACATCAAACAAAAATAAAGTTAAACCTTGCTTCCAGTGGCTTATTGGCGCGTCAGATTAATCAAGGAGGGCAGGCAGATATTTTCCTGTCGGCCAGTAAAACATGGGCCGATTATGTTGACAGTCTTGGTGTTGTTAAAGACGGAAAAAGAGCGAATATTGCCCAAAATGAGTTGGTTTTAATTACTCCTATAGCTTCAGCGTTTGATAATATATCAATTAATGATTCAACTGATTTTATTGCAATGCTAGGTAAAAGTCGATTATCCATTGGTGACCCTTCGCATGTTCCAGCAGGCCGATATGCCAAACAGTCTCTTGATTATTTTAATGTTTATGATGGTCTGAAGGATCATTTGCTTCCTTCAAAAGATGTACGATCTGCTCTGATGATGGTGGAACTGGGCGAGGCACCTTTGGGTATTGTGTATCGAACTGATGCAATGAAATCGGGGAGAGTAAAAATTATTGGTACTTTCCCGAATGAATCACATAAGCCGATAGTTTACGTTGCTGAAGTTTGCAATTCAACCAGGAATGCAACGGAGTTTTTCAACTTCTTGCATTCGGATGAATTGCAGCCTGTATGGCAAAAATATGGGTTTAAAAAGTAG
- a CDS encoding porin, with product MNKAICWKGIFLGLACIFSISVMQAQSKGDEKSIWLKPDMDKAFKPIVWIETWATYSSQEKDDDHDYVNRNDTQIRRFRAGAQGKPYWFLSYSFQLQLDRLGQDGYSSTKGAYGGIDIWNAFITAKVLRKSDLLNIHAGYFWAATSRQFNTSPWAVSGFDKTRACWYMRSFTTGKGNGIESGIGLGGFKNFDGFGINYRVGVYEPEAFECPENSSRLFTGRLMFTIGDPEQTKYNYMLPGNQWRKRKGITLAAGGSHQNEGCLNQSLYFEKTQSYGGDVCIDYIGFHLDGEYYKMRRTAEGYESFTGTEAHMCVSYNVIIANKYFEPSVTYDYYEGKGPKDLFKHIGEDATWDAGINWYLNKDRLKVSAHYIIQSGSVASRVGNYAGLALQFRL from the coding sequence ATGAATAAAGCAATATGTTGGAAAGGGATTTTTCTTGGATTGGCTTGCATTTTTTCTATTTCAGTGATGCAAGCCCAATCTAAGGGAGATGAAAAATCCATTTGGCTAAAGCCGGATATGGATAAGGCTTTTAAGCCTATTGTTTGGATTGAAACATGGGCAACTTACAGCTCTCAAGAAAAAGATGATGATCACGATTACGTTAATCGGAATGATACACAAATTCGTAGGTTTCGTGCCGGAGCTCAGGGTAAGCCCTATTGGTTTTTGTCTTATAGTTTTCAGCTTCAGCTCGATCGTTTAGGGCAGGATGGGTACTCATCAACCAAAGGAGCCTATGGTGGTATTGATATTTGGAATGCTTTTATAACGGCAAAGGTGTTACGTAAAAGTGATTTGCTGAATATTCATGCAGGATACTTTTGGGCTGCTACCAGTCGGCAGTTTAATACATCGCCATGGGCTGTGAGTGGTTTTGATAAAACACGAGCCTGTTGGTACATGCGTTCGTTTACAACTGGTAAAGGAAATGGTATTGAGAGTGGGATTGGTTTAGGAGGGTTTAAAAACTTTGATGGTTTTGGTATTAACTATCGTGTTGGAGTCTACGAACCTGAAGCATTTGAATGTCCTGAGAACTCAAGCCGATTGTTTACCGGGCGATTAATGTTTACGATAGGAGATCCGGAACAGACTAAATACAATTACATGCTTCCTGGTAATCAATGGCGAAAGCGAAAAGGTATAACATTAGCAGCTGGAGGATCCCATCAAAATGAAGGTTGTTTAAATCAGTCGCTTTATTTCGAAAAAACTCAATCGTACGGTGGAGATGTATGTATAGATTATATAGGTTTTCATCTTGATGGAGAGTATTATAAAATGCGCAGAACGGCCGAAGGATATGAAAGCTTTACCGGAACTGAAGCACATATGTGTGTATCGTACAATGTGATTATTGCCAATAAATATTTCGAGCCAAGTGTTACTTACGATTATTATGAGGGAAAAGGACCAAAGGATTTGTTTAAGCATATTGGTGAGGATGCAACGTGGGATGCCGGTATTAATTGGTATTTGAATAAAGATAGATTGAAAGTGTCGGCTCATTATATTATACAGAGTGGATCAGTTGCCAGTCGTGTGGGGAATTATGCCGGGTTAGCTCTTCAATTTAGACTCTAA
- a CDS encoding LysR family transcriptional regulator, translated as MKSPFTISNHVEIYKFDQLFVNQKRIDLLCLVHDKGSINAASKEMKMSYQQAWHFIKEMNELSPLPLVIRQRGGSNGGGAVVTKFGLKVIARFELIVNEMNSCEQKMKEQLADAFF; from the coding sequence ATGAAGTCACCATTTACTATTAGTAACCATGTCGAAATCTACAAGTTTGATCAACTTTTTGTGAATCAGAAAAGGATTGATTTACTGTGTTTGGTTCACGATAAGGGGTCGATAAATGCAGCCTCAAAAGAGATGAAAATGTCTTATCAGCAGGCATGGCATTTTATAAAAGAGATGAATGAGTTGTCTCCTTTGCCATTAGTAATTAGGCAGCGTGGAGGAAGTAATGGAGGAGGTGCTGTAGTTACCAAGTTTGGATTAAAAGTAATTGCAAGGTTTGAGTTGATAGTGAATGAGATGAATAGTTGTGAACAGAAAATGAAAGAGCAATTAGCTGATGCTTTTTTTTAA
- a CDS encoding two-component regulator propeller domain-containing protein, with protein MKKYHRIFMEKSTSVKKTFHNIRTASLYLRLFLLYSIVLSGFFSFISLRAQEEGTTLSYILTSRDGLSSEEIKRVYQDQQGFMWFATAEGLIRYDGYEFKTFTTSNSLNKGLITNNFLDITQDDSQYLWCATDHGLAKLDLITEEFSFFNPINKTWGENTYNLINSITFDNQHNLWIGTAGSGVYKYLQSQDSLVQYSRNSSHIEMNSEWITSVYCDSKDNIWCCSWEGNLILINEKDEIYKAWSNLNGDIDFTKTSPFCITEGKDNTYWLGLWGKGVLRFELADKKEITKTKLINKNPNNTIVYDIELDQNKNIWLGTPNGIVLLDKPYSDNPQFKSVKAIKGDIKEIPEYEVYSIYCDQTGLIWCGTITGISIWDPITKLFTPYTLPIENTNLYTQTVTAFSFDKDGQLLISARGVGFGIYDLKNHLFTPYTESSTYNFLPTNLNAINCFFWDSKGYLWLGTRYHGLIKTDVDKKEYIILNQNNYDFEAEQVASIIEDHSNHIWVGTEKGVYKIIPHQPIDLKNFSLVNYRYQNDNNSISSDQVSSIILDSHNQIWIATLDQGINLLTSSIDTHYPAIFKHYGYHQKGNDYLPSNQIMTLFEDANKTVWAGTASGDLLKKTSDQDHFHTINEGIDLSSSVINSICEDANQNLWISTNHGLIKYMKSLPHPKSITFAQANGLQSNQFIRHAALTTNDGKLFFGGNKGFNYFDPSEVRSNPYVPKPVITKIQVGNKSYPVDFLNSNITLSHHENSISITLSALSYSDSQNNHYSTQLIGVDNEQRNTDAKSRTVTYANLKPGTYTLSYNASNNNGVWNSTPQTFTIKVVPALYETWYAIAFYFITLITGVVYYIRKERHNQKLKQALEIQYIEHEKSEKLLTFKKQLFANISNELTTPLNILHVFIQNWKHKKQIPDPNDLNLAQRNINRLIRYTKQLLYYSSAETNTISLSIDKYDLKDLVENIANNFKMLLIKKDILLSYDFQINNPTAYFDYEKIDIVLYNLIAFAIQHSSYKGTITLLVSTENENNINYATFSLTYTTSNNAHKIVEKDLNINNEEYELSEDFGIGMAITKQMIELHKGNLWPEEHSENKIQTLFRIPISKESYDIPDQPSSTAKMDFLKNTLTIEEEIITSLRNLNQNKDERSTIMIIEPDADLRGVLVNQLNPYFNMKEAGNGQSGLKYITEHSVDLVISNNATSNISGIDICKEIKKKKQGEYLPFILLSGRPSEEERALSYKAGADSYLPIPIDINTLLLRVQNLMEQKNQTSSESNPIIKSTTSKNQVHNKFLNEVNKVVNKHLSDPNFTVKQLAEELSVSNSMLYRKLMKAVELNPNAFIKKMRLLNATKLLEESDYAVSEIGYKCGFTDISYFSYSFKQQYGISPTAYRRSINK; from the coding sequence ATGAAAAAATATCATCGAATCTTTATGGAAAAATCAACTTCTGTTAAAAAAACATTCCATAATATTAGAACAGCATCGCTCTACCTAAGACTATTCCTACTATACAGTATAGTACTTTCAGGCTTTTTTTCATTCATATCATTAAGAGCTCAAGAAGAAGGAACAACTCTATCTTATATACTAACAAGCAGAGATGGATTATCATCGGAAGAGATTAAACGAGTTTACCAGGATCAACAAGGATTTATGTGGTTTGCCACTGCCGAAGGATTAATAAGGTACGATGGTTATGAGTTTAAAACTTTTACCACCTCAAACTCTTTAAACAAAGGATTAATAACCAATAACTTTTTAGACATAACTCAGGATGATAGTCAATACTTATGGTGTGCTACAGATCATGGCCTTGCCAAATTAGATTTAATCACTGAAGAATTTTCTTTCTTTAATCCAATTAACAAGACTTGGGGTGAGAATACTTATAACTTGATTAACTCAATTACATTCGATAATCAACACAATTTATGGATTGGAACAGCAGGAAGTGGAGTATACAAATACTTACAGTCGCAAGATTCGTTGGTTCAATATTCTAGAAACAGCTCACACATTGAAATGAATTCGGAGTGGATCACTTCTGTTTATTGTGATTCGAAAGATAATATATGGTGTTGCTCCTGGGAAGGAAACTTAATACTTATCAACGAAAAGGATGAAATCTATAAGGCCTGGTCGAACTTAAATGGAGACATTGATTTCACCAAAACATCACCATTCTGCATTACCGAAGGCAAAGACAATACTTATTGGCTTGGTTTATGGGGCAAAGGTGTTTTACGATTTGAATTAGCCGATAAAAAAGAAATTACCAAAACTAAATTAATCAATAAAAATCCAAACAACACTATTGTATACGACATTGAGTTAGACCAAAATAAAAACATATGGTTAGGCACGCCCAATGGTATAGTATTACTAGACAAACCTTATTCTGACAACCCTCAATTTAAGAGTGTTAAAGCAATAAAAGGAGATATAAAAGAGATTCCTGAATATGAAGTTTATTCGATCTATTGCGATCAAACCGGACTTATATGGTGTGGCACAATTACTGGAATTAGCATTTGGGATCCAATTACAAAATTATTCACCCCATATACCTTACCCATTGAAAACACAAACTTATATACTCAAACCGTTACTGCATTTTCGTTTGATAAAGATGGGCAGTTATTAATTAGTGCCAGAGGTGTAGGTTTTGGAATTTACGACCTAAAAAATCACCTTTTTACACCATATACCGAATCATCAACCTACAACTTTTTACCTACGAACCTAAATGCTATTAACTGTTTTTTCTGGGATTCAAAGGGCTATTTATGGTTAGGAACCCGATATCATGGGCTTATAAAAACAGATGTTGATAAAAAGGAATACATAATACTTAATCAGAATAATTACGATTTTGAAGCCGAACAGGTAGCTAGTATTATTGAAGACCATTCGAATCATATTTGGGTGGGAACAGAAAAAGGTGTCTACAAAATCATACCTCATCAACCCATTGATCTAAAGAATTTCAGTTTGGTTAATTATCGATATCAAAATGATAATAACAGTATTAGCAGCGATCAGGTAAGTAGTATAATTCTTGACTCTCATAATCAGATATGGATTGCAACACTTGATCAGGGAATTAATTTATTAACATCAAGTATTGACACACATTACCCCGCTATTTTTAAGCATTATGGGTACCACCAAAAAGGCAATGATTACTTACCCTCGAACCAGATAATGACATTGTTTGAAGATGCAAATAAAACTGTTTGGGCAGGAACAGCAAGTGGTGACCTACTCAAAAAAACAAGTGATCAAGACCATTTTCATACGATTAATGAAGGTATTGATTTATCCAGTTCTGTTATCAACAGTATTTGCGAAGATGCTAATCAGAATTTATGGATATCAACCAACCATGGGTTAATTAAATATATGAAATCATTACCACACCCCAAAAGCATCACCTTCGCTCAAGCTAATGGACTTCAAAGCAATCAGTTTATCAGACATGCCGCTTTGACAACAAATGATGGCAAACTATTCTTTGGAGGAAACAAAGGTTTTAATTATTTCGATCCATCAGAAGTAAGAAGCAATCCATATGTTCCTAAACCCGTTATTACAAAAATTCAGGTTGGAAATAAATCATACCCGGTTGATTTTCTCAACTCTAACATTACACTTTCTCATCACGAAAACAGTATCTCCATCACTTTAAGTGCTCTTTCATATTCCGATTCTCAAAACAACCACTATTCAACGCAGTTAATCGGAGTAGATAATGAACAAAGAAATACCGATGCAAAGTCTAGAACTGTAACGTATGCAAACTTAAAACCCGGAACATACACTCTATCGTACAACGCATCGAACAATAATGGCGTTTGGAATTCGACTCCTCAAACATTTACAATTAAGGTTGTTCCAGCCCTATACGAAACATGGTATGCCATTGCTTTTTATTTTATTACATTAATAACCGGAGTAGTTTATTATATACGTAAAGAACGGCATAATCAAAAGCTTAAACAGGCTCTAGAAATTCAATACATCGAACATGAGAAATCAGAAAAACTATTAACATTTAAAAAGCAGTTATTTGCTAACATTTCAAACGAACTAACAACTCCATTAAATATTTTACATGTATTTATTCAAAACTGGAAGCATAAAAAACAGATTCCGGATCCTAATGATTTAAATCTAGCACAACGAAATATAAACCGTCTAATCAGATACACCAAACAACTGTTATATTACAGCTCTGCCGAAACAAATACAATTTCTCTATCTATTGACAAATATGATTTAAAGGATTTGGTTGAAAATATAGCCAACAACTTTAAGATGCTATTAATTAAGAAAGATATTCTACTGAGCTATGATTTTCAAATAAATAATCCTACAGCATATTTCGATTACGAAAAAATAGATATTGTACTCTATAATTTAATTGCCTTTGCAATACAACATTCATCCTACAAAGGAACAATCACGTTACTTGTATCAACCGAGAATGAAAACAATATTAACTACGCAACCTTCTCGCTAACCTATACAACTTCGAACAATGCTCATAAAATTGTTGAAAAAGATTTAAACATCAATAATGAAGAATATGAACTATCGGAGGATTTTGGAATTGGGATGGCTATTACCAAACAAATGATTGAACTACATAAAGGTAATTTATGGCCCGAAGAACATAGCGAAAATAAAATACAAACCTTATTCCGCATTCCTATTTCAAAGGAATCGTATGATATACCCGATCAACCTTCTTCAACTGCAAAAATGGATTTTCTGAAAAACACTTTAACTATTGAAGAAGAAATTATAACCAGTTTACGAAATCTGAATCAGAACAAAGACGAGCGATCAACCATCATGATTATTGAGCCCGATGCTGATTTGAGAGGAGTGTTAGTAAATCAGCTAAATCCATACTTTAATATGAAGGAAGCCGGTAATGGACAAAGTGGATTGAAATACATTACCGAACACTCAGTTGATCTGGTTATTTCCAACAATGCAACTTCAAATATATCAGGTATTGATATTTGTAAAGAGATTAAGAAAAAGAAGCAAGGTGAATATCTACCTTTTATCTTATTATCGGGTCGTCCATCGGAAGAAGAAAGAGCTTTAAGCTACAAAGCTGGAGCTGATAGCTACCTTCCTATTCCAATTGACATTAACACATTATTATTAAGAGTACAGAATTTGATGGAACAAAAAAATCAAACAAGTTCCGAATCAAATCCAATTATTAAAAGTACGACTTCAAAAAATCAAGTCCATAATAAATTCTTAAACGAAGTAAACAAAGTTGTTAACAAACACTTATCCGATCCTAATTTTACAGTAAAACAGCTGGCCGAAGAACTGAGTGTTAGCAACTCTATGCTATATCGTAAACTAATGAAAGCTGTAGAGCTTAATCCCAATGCTTTTATTAAAAAGATGCGACTATTAAATGCAACAAAACTTTTAGAAGAGTCGGATTACGCGGTATCTGAAATTGGCTATAAATGCGGTTTTACCGACATTAGTTATTTCAGCTATAGTTTCAAACAACAATACGGCATTTCGCCAACAGCTTACCGACGAAGCATTAACAAATAA